The proteins below are encoded in one region of Mycobacterium pseudokansasii:
- a CDS encoding PE family protein, producing MSFVIAAPDVVAAAAGDLSKIGSALAQANAAAAGPTLSLLAPAVDEVSTALAALFGDHAATYQAFSAEAAAFHDQFVRTLQASASAYAATDAASAGQQLLNAINAPSMALFGRPLIGNGADGAPGTGQNGGDGGLLFGNGGNGGSGGTVILNAQTRGVPGGNGGSAGLIGNGGRGGVGGVGQRSGAGGNGGNGGLLFGHGGAGGPGGQAANIGGAGGNGGAGGLLFGNGGAGGAGAIASAFSGNGGNGGAAGLIGDGGPGGAGGVGSHWGGNGGVGGAAGLIGNGGHGGAGGFAPNRAGFGADGGAGGLFFGDGGDGGHGGTSNAGTAGAGGHGGSARGLFGDGGDGGAGGTSYLDPYRGGNWDKFGGDGGNGGAAGVFGRGGTGGAGGDAVARGGAGGHGGTGGQLLGNGGNGGHGGAGGVGEILKPADGENTDRFGGAGGNGGAAGLLGNGGTGGAGGDGPARGGAGGHGGSGGQLLGNGGDGGHGGAGGTRDIPNPAGENTDRFGGAGGNGGAAGLLGNGGAGGDGGVGGAGSNGPARGGDGGHGGSGGQLLGNGGDGGHGGAGATRDIVLPAQGENTDKFGGAGGNGGAAGLLGNGGAGGAGGSGLKRGGDGGAGGSGGSFAGNAGGGGAGGIATEGVAGAGGAGGSAAGWFGQGGAGGAGGDIRSSRIVPTSAGRGGDGGAGGLLAGSGGAGGHGGASNGGTGGDGGNGGHARGLFGDGGAGGYAGFGQLQGRGGDGGNAGLLIGNGGNGGWGAAGTRTIRGSSGGDGGNAGILFGFGGNGGDGGLSGGLAGGGEGGTGGRGGAIGAPGASGAHG from the coding sequence ATGTCGTTTGTCATCGCCGCACCGGACGTGGTGGCAGCCGCAGCCGGTGATCTGTCGAAGATCGGCTCCGCCTTAGCCCAGGCGAATGCCGCGGCCGCGGGCCCGACATTATCGCTGTTGGCCCCCGCTGTCGATGAGGTGTCGACGGCGCTGGCCGCGTTGTTCGGTGACCACGCTGCGACATACCAGGCCTTCAGCGCTGAGGCGGCGGCATTTCACGACCAGTTTGTGCGCACCCTGCAGGCCAGCGCCAGCGCCTATGCGGCCACCGATGCCGCCAGTGCCGGGCAGCAGCTGCTCAATGCCATCAACGCGCCCAGCATGGCGCTGTTCGGGCGACCGCTGATCGGCAACGGAGCCGACGGCGCGCCGGGCACCGGTCAAAACGGCGGCGACGGGGGTTTGCTGTTCGGCAACGGTGGCAACGGCGGGTCCGGCGGGACTGTCATCCTCAATGCGCAGACGCGTGGCGTGCCCGGCGGAAACGGCGGGTCCGCCGGGCTGATCGGCAATGGCGGACGCGGCGGAGTCGGTGGAGTCGGCCAGCGGAGTGGCGCCGGCGGCAATGGTGGAAATGGCGGGCTATTGTTCGGCCATGGCGGCGCCGGCGGGCCGGGTGGACAGGCCGCCAACATTGGCGGAGCTGGGGGCAACGGCGGCGCCGGCGGGCTGCTGTTCGGCAACGGCGGGGCCGGCGGCGCCGGCGCCATCGCCTCTGCCTTCAGTGGCAACGGCGGCAACGGTGGCGCTGCCGGTCTGATCGGCGACGGCGGGCCGGGGGGCGCCGGCGGGGTCGGCAGCCACTGGGGCGGCAACGGTGGTGTAGGCGGCGCCGCCGGCCTGATCGGCAACGGCGGGCACGGCGGAGCGGGCGGGTTCGCCCCCAACCGCGCCGGCTTCGGCGCTGACGGCGGAGCAGGCGGACTCTTTTTTGGCGATGGCGGCGACGGCGGTCACGGCGGCACCAGCAACGCCGGAACGGCGGGGGCGGGCGGTCACGGCGGCAGCGCCCGCGGGCTGTTCGGCGACGGCGGAGACGGCGGTGCCGGCGGGACCAGCTACCTCGATCCCTACCGCGGCGGCAATTGGGACAAGTTCGGCGGTGACGGCGGTAACGGCGGCGCCGCGGGCGTGTTCGGTAGGGGCGGCACCGGGGGTGCCGGCGGCGACGCCGTGGCCCGCGGCGGCGCCGGCGGCCACGGCGGCACCGGCGGGCAGCTACTGGGCAATGGCGGAAACGGCGGACACGGCGGCGCCGGCGGTGTGGGCGAGATTCTCAAACCCGCTGACGGTGAAAACACCGACAGGTTCGGTGGAGCCGGCGGCAACGGCGGAGCCGCTGGCCTGCTCGGCAACGGTGGCACCGGCGGCGCTGGAGGCGATGGGCCGGCACGCGGCGGCGCCGGCGGCCACGGCGGCAGCGGCGGGCAGCTGCTGGGCAACGGCGGCGACGGCGGCCACGGCGGCGCCGGCGGTACCAGGGACATCCCCAACCCCGCAGGTGAAAACACCGACAGGTTCGGTGGAGCCGGCGGCAACGGCGGAGCCGCTGGCCTGCTCGGCAACGGTGGCGCCGGCGGCGACGGTGGCGTCGGCGGCGCCGGAAGCAATGGACCCGCACGCGGCGGCGACGGCGGCCACGGCGGCAGCGGCGGGCAGCTGCTGGGCAACGGCGGCGACGGCGGCCACGGCGGCGCCGGCGCTACCAGGGACATCGTCCTCCCCGCTCAAGGTGAGAACACCGACAAGTTCGGCGGAGCCGGCGGCAACGGCGGAGCCGCTGGCCTGCTCGGCAACGGTGGTGCGGGCGGCGCCGGCGGCAGCGGACTTAAGCGCGGCGGCGACGGCGGTGCTGGTGGCTCCGGCGGGAGCTTCGCCGGCAACGCCGGCGGCGGCGGAGCCGGCGGCATCGCCACCGAGGGAGTAGCCGGCGCGGGCGGCGCGGGCGGCAGCGCTGCCGGGTGGTTCGGTCAGGGTGGGGCCGGCGGGGCCGGGGGTGACATCCGCAGCAGCAGGATCGTACCCACCAGCGCGGGTAGGGGCGGTGACGGCGGTGCCGGCGGGCTGCTGGCCGGCAGCGGTGGCGCCGGCGGGCATGGCGGTGCCTCCAACGGCGGAACAGGCGGCGACGGAGGTAACGGCGGCCACGCGCGGGGACTGTTCGGCGACGGTGGCGCCGGCGGTTACGCCGGATTCGGGCAGCTCCAGGGCCGCGGTGGCGACGGCGGCAACGCTGGGTTGTTGATCGGTAACGGCGGCAACGGTGGATGGGGGGCTGCCGGCACGAGGACAATTCGCGGCAGCAGCGGCGGCGACGGCGGCAACGCCGGCATCCTGTTCGGCTTCGGCGGCAACGGCGGGGACGGTGGTCTCAGCGGCGGCCTGGCCGGCGGTGGCGAGGGTGGTACCGGCGGTCGCGGCGGGGCGATTGGGGCACCCGGCGCATCTGGCGCCCACGGGTAG
- a CDS encoding NAD-dependent epimerase/dehydratase family protein, which yields MRALVTGAAGFIGSTLVDRLLADGHTVIGLDNFATGRATNLEHLAEHPAHTFVEADIVTADLQAILDQHRPEVVFHLAAQIDVRYSVTDPQFDAEVNVVGTVRLAEAARRTRVRKIVHTSSGGSIYGVPPVYPTSEDAPTDPASPYAAGKVASEIYLNTFRHLYGLDCSHIAPANVYGPRQDPHGEAGVVAIFAQALLSGKPTKVFGDGGKTRDYVYVDDVVDAFVKASGEAGGGQRFNVGTGVETSDRQLHSAVAAAVGGPDDPEFHPDRLGDLQRSCLDIGLAERVLGWRPRVELAEGVRRTVEYFRHT from the coding sequence GTGCGCGCACTCGTCACCGGGGCAGCCGGTTTCATCGGATCGACGCTAGTCGACCGTCTGCTCGCCGACGGTCACACGGTAATCGGGCTGGACAATTTCGCGACCGGCCGGGCCACCAACCTCGAGCACCTCGCCGAGCACCCCGCACACACCTTCGTCGAGGCCGACATCGTGACCGCCGATTTGCAGGCCATCCTCGACCAGCACCGACCGGAGGTGGTATTTCATCTGGCGGCGCAGATAGACGTCCGGTACTCGGTGACCGACCCGCAATTCGACGCGGAGGTGAACGTGGTCGGCACGGTGCGGCTGGCCGAAGCGGCACGCCGCACCCGGGTCCGCAAGATCGTGCACACGTCCTCGGGAGGATCCATCTACGGCGTGCCGCCGGTGTACCCGACCAGTGAGGACGCCCCGACTGATCCTGCTTCGCCCTACGCCGCGGGCAAGGTGGCCAGCGAGATCTACCTGAACACCTTCCGGCATCTTTACGGTTTGGACTGCTCGCACATCGCACCGGCCAACGTCTACGGCCCCCGGCAGGATCCGCACGGTGAAGCGGGCGTGGTGGCGATCTTCGCCCAGGCGCTGCTGTCGGGTAAGCCCACCAAGGTGTTTGGCGACGGCGGAAAAACCCGCGACTACGTGTACGTCGACGACGTGGTGGACGCCTTCGTCAAGGCATCCGGGGAAGCGGGCGGTGGGCAGCGTTTCAACGTCGGCACCGGCGTCGAAACCTCCGACCGCCAACTGCATTCGGCGGTGGCCGCGGCGGTCGGGGGACCCGACGACCCGGAGTTCCATCCGGATCGCCTCGGCGACCTGCAGCGGTCCTGCCTCGACATCGGCTTGGCCGAGCGGGTTTTGGGTTGGCGGCCCCGGGTGGAGCTGGCCGAGGGCGTGCGTCGCACGGTGGAGTACTTCCGCCACACGTAA